One genomic segment of Sminthopsis crassicaudata isolate SCR6 chromosome 2, ASM4859323v1, whole genome shotgun sequence includes these proteins:
- the MORN4 gene encoding MORN repeat-containing protein 4 isoform X1 — MTTWPLSYDDSKLLPVSCGCHPALLQTVTMTLTKGSFTYSSGEEYRGEWKEGRRHGIGQLMFADGGTYLGHFENGLFNGFGVLTFSDGSRYEGEFAQGKFNGVGVFIRHDNMTFEGEFKSGRVDGFGLLTFPDGSHGVPRNEGLFENNKLLRREKCSAVIQRAQRASESARNLPV, encoded by the exons ATGACCACCTGGCCA ctGTCCTATGATGATAGCAAGCTTCTGCCTGTTTCCTGCGGTTGTCACCCTGCTCTTCTGCAAACTGTCACCATGACTTTGACAAAAGGCTCCTTCACCTATTCCAGCGGGGAGGAATATCGTGGCGAGTGGAAGGAGG GCCGCAGGCATGGCATTGGTCAACTGATGTTTGCAGATGGTGGCACCTACCTGGGTCATTTTGAGAATGGGCTCTTTAATGGCTTTGGAGTATTGACTTTCTCAGATGGCTCAAG ATATGAGGGGGAATTTGCCCAAGGAAAGTTCAACGGTGTTGGAGTTTTCATTCGCCATGACAACATGACCTTTGAGGGAGAATTCAAGAGTGGCAGAGTGGATGGTTTTG GCCTGCTGACTTTTCCTGATGGTTCTCATGGAGTTCCTCGAAATGAAGGTCTGTTTGAGAATAATAAGTTGCTACGGCGAGAAAAGTGTTCTGCAGTGATCCAGCGGGCCCAGAGGGCTTCCGAGTCGGCCCGGAACCTCCCAGTGTGA
- the MORN4 gene encoding MORN repeat-containing protein 4 isoform X2 gives MTLTKGSFTYSSGEEYRGEWKEGRRHGIGQLMFADGGTYLGHFENGLFNGFGVLTFSDGSRYEGEFAQGKFNGVGVFIRHDNMTFEGEFKSGRVDGFGLLTFPDGSHGVPRNEGLFENNKLLRREKCSAVIQRAQRASESARNLPV, from the exons ATGACTTTGACAAAAGGCTCCTTCACCTATTCCAGCGGGGAGGAATATCGTGGCGAGTGGAAGGAGG GCCGCAGGCATGGCATTGGTCAACTGATGTTTGCAGATGGTGGCACCTACCTGGGTCATTTTGAGAATGGGCTCTTTAATGGCTTTGGAGTATTGACTTTCTCAGATGGCTCAAG ATATGAGGGGGAATTTGCCCAAGGAAAGTTCAACGGTGTTGGAGTTTTCATTCGCCATGACAACATGACCTTTGAGGGAGAATTCAAGAGTGGCAGAGTGGATGGTTTTG GCCTGCTGACTTTTCCTGATGGTTCTCATGGAGTTCCTCGAAATGAAGGTCTGTTTGAGAATAATAAGTTGCTACGGCGAGAAAAGTGTTCTGCAGTGATCCAGCGGGCCCAGAGGGCTTCCGAGTCGGCCCGGAACCTCCCAGTGTGA